TTTATTAGCAAAAAAGAATTCCTGAAGCTGAAAGAAGAATAGCATTCATCCGAAATAACACCATTTCATCTTAAAATCAGACATGATTACTCTTGTAATCGTACAATTACAAAAGTCTTGACCTAATTTTGAGGCAACCATTGTATTGTCTTCGCCCGTAATCTGCCTGCATCAACCAATAGAGCAATGGGAATATTCATTCTGGGCGAATGTAAAAAGTTTTCTTATCCGTTATTTTTCAACCAACTTTTGCTGGGGTGTTTCCTGGCTACGGCTTCATTTAGCGTTTCCGCACAGTCGCAATTCACGGCAAACGGAGTAGTGGTTAATATTGATTTCGAAGACTTTCGGGGTACGGGCCTCACTTCCGGAGTTTCAACTGCCAATTCATTGGATTCCGATGACTGGGCCATTGATTTTGACGATGATGGTGGACTGGATGGGGCATTCGGAGCAGATAATACGGGTGGAAACTTTGCAGGAGGAACGGCTACAGATCAGGGTGATGCCACCGGAGGTACCGTCTATTCCTACCAAAATGGGTCTGGCAATTATATGCTTGGAATCTCCATGGTGAGGAACAATGGAGCAGACGAACCTCATGCGGCAATCCTGAGGATTCAAAACAACAGTGGTGGAACGCTTACGGATATTGCTGTATCAGCGGATATCTTCTATCTGAGACAAAATAATGGATTCACCACGCTCAGCTTTAGCTATAGCACCGATAATAGTACGTTTACGGGCGAAGAAACTGCCTTTACTTCTAATACCAATAATAACGCCTGGGACGCTACGGCCAATGGCACATTCAACACGACAATCTCCGGGATCAGTGTATTCGATGGGGAATACATTTATTTGAAATGGATTTGGGAAGCACGAAACAATGCTAATAATCCGGGGGCCGTTGGAATTGATGACATCAGCCTTACCCCTACAATTGTTACTTCCTCGGATGACTCTTCTCTTACACTCGATTCAGATGGAAGTGCAACGATTGCTTCTACAGTTACCTCCAGCGCAGGACAGTCTGTTCTGGGCTTCACCATAGCTGATGACGCCCTGGGAGCAGGTGATGCCTTTGATTTTACTTTTTCGGGGTTAACCCTGAATGCAGGTGGCTCGGATGGCGTAGATGATTGGTCTGATGTGATCGCTGGTGTTCTGTTATCCGATGGTTCTAATACCGCCAATGCTTCTTCCATCACCGCAACCAGTATTGTCTTTTCTGGACTAGGGACCAGCTCAGGGCAAATCGGGTTCATTGGCGATGGTGCCTCCAAGTCATATACGGTGAGCGTTTGGTTGAATACGTCAATCACAGAATCCATCGACAATGACTTCCTGCAATTCACGCTCACAGCGAATGATTTTGACTACAGTGGCGTGACCAGTGAACTTACCTCTACTGCTTCAATCACGACCAGTGCTTCCAACAACCAAATTATTGTTGCGGGTAGTCAATGGAGTTTTCAGGAGACGCCAACGAGTGTGGGGACAGAAGTGAATTTTTCATTGTCCATTGCTACTACCGATGCCAATGGAAATGTGGACGTTGACAATAGTTCGGCAAGTTTCACCTTAGCAGAGGCCGCCGGAGCCACGGGAACTTTGTCTTCTGCCACTGGTCTTACTCAGACAGTTTCAAGTGGTGTTTATACTTATTCTGATTTGGTCTATAGTGTTTCGGAAACTTTTTCGATCGACTTGAGCAGTGCAAGTTTCTCAGCCATCAATTCTGGGAATATTATCGCTGCGCTTTCTTTTCGCTCCGCAGGTAGCAATACATGGGCTACTGCCTCCAACTGGGAGTTCTTTTCTTCGGGAGTATGGACCAATGCAGGAGGCTTGGGTTTAGTCCCTGACGAAACAGATGGCCCCATCGCGATATTATCCGGACATACGGTGACGGTGAGTGCTCCCCGGACAGCAGATCAAATTACCGTTGAGAATGGAGGCCAGTTGGTGCTAAGTGCTGCCTTGACCATTGCAGATGCCAGCGGGGAATTTGATCTGATTGTCGAAAATGGAGGGATTCTTACCGTCAATACTGCGCCTACTTTTAGTACTGGAGCTACAGCAAGTATCGAAGGAGGTGGAGAGATTACCTCAGGAGATGGCAATCTGGAAGATGATCTGGCTGGCTCAGGGTCAACGAATTACTTCTACAGTTCGGATGCATTTTTCGATTATACAGGTAACAATAACAGCTTCGGTGGCGATACTTATTTCCCCAATGCCAGCACGACGGATTACCCTATTGTTTTTCTAAACGGAGGGTTTTCGAATAAGAGCGCGACGTTCAATGGTCTGGTTGGCAATGATACAGGTGGCAACATTACATTCTCTAACGGAACGATCGATTTTCGAAATGGCTTTGCCGGAGGCAGTCAGTTCACCATCAACGCCAATATCAACTTGAGTATATCCGGAACGGATGTCTTTTTGCAAGGAACAGGGGAAGTAGATTTTTCCGGGGAAACGGTGACTTTCTCGAGTGGCCAGACCATGCAACTGCAGGCCAATAAGCCAACTACCAATGGCGGATTTACTTTTCCTTCAGAATCCATTCTCGATTTACAGAGCTTCGAATTCAATGATGCAGCTGACAATAATTTCACCCTGACCATGAATAATGGGTCCACATTGATTTCTTCTGCGACTGCAGGGTTTCCTGGCAATGTTACCACCGATACTCAGAACTATGGTTCCGGTGTGAACTATACGTTTGATGGAACGGCTGCGCAGACCGCAAATTTTGGTTCCTTAGGTGCTGGAGTTACGTCCGCGGGAACGCTGACTGTCAACAATTCATCCGGATTGACACTGAATAGCGCGCTAAGTTTGAGTGGGGATTTGACATTGACCAGTGGGTCACTGACAACCTCAGGTACTTCTTTAACATTAGCTAGCTCATCAAGTATTTCAGGAGCCTCTGCTTCACAATATGTGATCGGACCTTTAAGCCGATCTGCTTATACCGGAAGTCAGGAGTTTCCGATAGGTACAAGTACGATTTATCGCCCACCGACTGTAAATCCGGGTAGTAGCAGTTCTGTGGCGGCAGAATATATTCGGAGTAATCCTGCTACAGACATCAGTGGAACACTGGACACTGATGGGGCGACTACTGCTGGGGCCATCACGGAAAGTGGTTATTGGAACCTGACTTTTGGCAGTACAAATACCGCCGAAATCACCTTGACGTTTGATGAAACAGATGATATTGTCACTGCCAATTCTAATCTGTTGATCGTGAAATACGATAATTCTGCTTCGGAATGGGTGGCCTATGCGGCATCCAGTTTTACCTCTACTTCGGTCACTGCATCGGTCACGATCGATGATGTCAATGATGTTTATTTCACCTTAGGTTCGGCAACCTCAAGCCTTTTACCCATTGAGTTGAAATCCATTGACGCTACGTGGGATGCTGGTGAAGTGATCCTGGATTGGGTGACGGCTACAGAAAAAAATAACGACTATTTCGAGGTATTGAGGTCTCCAAATGCTTTGGATTGGGAAGTAGCGACTATGATCACAGGCGCTGGAAATTCCAATCAGGAGATTCATTATCAATGGATTGATAAAAAGCCTTTAGCGAAAGACAATTATTATCGCCTGCGTCAGGTGGATTTTGACGGTGAAGCAACAATTCATCGAATCGTGTGGGTCATCAATGAAGAGGTGTATGCTCCTCAAATGGTAGTTTATGGTAATCCCGTCATTAGCTCACAATTAAATTTTGAATTGATGCATATTGACCGATCCAGTCCCGCACAGGTGGACTTGATCGATATGACTGGTAAGATGATTGAAACTAGGTCCATCACCGAATCTGGACGCACGGCAATTGACGTTCAGGGATTAAAGGAAGGGACGTATTTGTTACGGACCCAGGTGGCGGATCAAGTCTTTATTGAACGGGTTTTGATTGGTCGATTGTGAGAATGA
This genomic stretch from Cytophagales bacterium harbors:
- a CDS encoding T9SS type A sorting domain-containing protein, encoding MGIFILGECKKFSYPLFFNQLLLGCFLATASFSVSAQSQFTANGVVVNIDFEDFRGTGLTSGVSTANSLDSDDWAIDFDDDGGLDGAFGADNTGGNFAGGTATDQGDATGGTVYSYQNGSGNYMLGISMVRNNGADEPHAAILRIQNNSGGTLTDIAVSADIFYLRQNNGFTTLSFSYSTDNSTFTGEETAFTSNTNNNAWDATANGTFNTTISGISVFDGEYIYLKWIWEARNNANNPGAVGIDDISLTPTIVTSSDDSSLTLDSDGSATIASTVTSSAGQSVLGFTIADDALGAGDAFDFTFSGLTLNAGGSDGVDDWSDVIAGVLLSDGSNTANASSITATSIVFSGLGTSSGQIGFIGDGASKSYTVSVWLNTSITESIDNDFLQFTLTANDFDYSGVTSELTSTASITTSASNNQIIVAGSQWSFQETPTSVGTEVNFSLSIATTDANGNVDVDNSSASFTLAEAAGATGTLSSATGLTQTVSSGVYTYSDLVYSVSETFSIDLSSASFSAINSGNIIAALSFRSAGSNTWATASNWEFFSSGVWTNAGGLGLVPDETDGPIAILSGHTVTVSAPRTADQITVENGGQLVLSAALTIADASGEFDLIVENGGILTVNTAPTFSTGATASIEGGGEITSGDGNLEDDLAGSGSTNYFYSSDAFFDYTGNNNSFGGDTYFPNASTTDYPIVFLNGGFSNKSATFNGLVGNDTGGNITFSNGTIDFRNGFAGGSQFTINANINLSISGTDVFLQGTGEVDFSGETVTFSSGQTMQLQANKPTTNGGFTFPSESILDLQSFEFNDAADNNFTLTMNNGSTLISSATAGFPGNVTTDTQNYGSGVNYTFDGTAAQTANFGSLGAGVTSAGTLTVNNSSGLTLNSALSLSGDLTLTSGSLTTSGTSLTLASSSSISGASASQYVIGPLSRSAYTGSQEFPIGTSTIYRPPTVNPGSSSSVAAEYIRSNPATDISGTLDTDGATTAGAITESGYWNLTFGSTNTAEITLTFDETDDIVTANSNLLIVKYDNSASEWVAYAASSFTSTSVTASVTIDDVNDVYFTLGSATSSLLPIELKSIDATWDAGEVILDWVTATEKNNDYFEVLRSPNALDWEVATMITGAGNSNQEIHYQWIDKKPLAKDNYYRLRQVDFDGEATIHRIVWVINEEVYAPQMVVYGNPVISSQLNFELMHIDRSSPAQVDLIDMTGKMIETRSITESGRTAIDVQGLKEGTYLLRTQVADQVFIERVLIGRL